One Microbacterium marinum genomic window carries:
- a CDS encoding CoA-acylating methylmalonate-semialdehyde dehydrogenase, with product MTDQTSTPVLEHWVDGAPWSGDSGRTGPIHNPATGRVSGQVRLATSADVGVAVERAATALAGWRDASIAKRQGVMFSFREILNARKQELAEILTAEHGKVLSDALGEIARGLEVVEFACGSGHLLKGEYSDSVSTGVDVYTLKQPVGVVGVISPFNFPAMVPLWFLPIALVAGNTVVLKPSEKDPTASDWIARAFADAGLPGGVLNVVHGDKEAVDAILDHPTVGAVSFVGSTPIARYIYERASAKGKRVQALGGAKNHMLVLPDADLDLAADAAVNAGFGSAGERCMAVSVLLATESIADALVGKIAERVATLRTGDGTRGCDMGPLITREHRDKVAGYLGVAEADGAEIVVDGRDVVPDADGDGFWLGPTLIDKVPTSSAVYTDEIFGPVLSVVRVAGYEEGLALIEASPYGNGTAIFTNDGGAARRFQREVSVGMVGVNVPIPVPVAYHSFGGWKASLFGDAKAYGPQGFAFFTREKAVTSRWLDPSHGGLNLGFPQHD from the coding sequence ATGACCGACCAGACTTCCACGCCCGTGCTCGAGCACTGGGTCGACGGCGCCCCGTGGAGCGGCGACTCGGGCCGCACCGGCCCGATCCACAACCCCGCGACCGGCCGCGTGAGCGGGCAGGTCCGCCTGGCGACCAGCGCCGACGTCGGCGTCGCCGTCGAACGGGCCGCCACAGCCCTCGCCGGCTGGCGCGACGCGAGCATCGCCAAGCGGCAGGGCGTCATGTTCTCGTTCCGCGAGATCCTGAACGCCCGCAAGCAGGAGCTCGCCGAGATCCTCACCGCCGAGCACGGCAAGGTCCTCTCCGACGCGCTCGGTGAGATCGCCCGCGGCCTCGAGGTCGTCGAGTTCGCCTGCGGATCGGGGCACCTCCTCAAGGGCGAGTACTCCGACAGCGTCTCGACCGGTGTCGACGTCTACACCCTGAAGCAGCCGGTCGGGGTCGTCGGGGTCATCAGCCCGTTCAACTTCCCGGCGATGGTGCCGCTCTGGTTCCTGCCGATCGCGCTCGTCGCGGGCAACACGGTCGTGCTCAAGCCGAGCGAGAAGGACCCCACCGCGTCGGACTGGATCGCGCGCGCGTTCGCCGACGCGGGGCTGCCGGGCGGTGTGCTGAACGTCGTCCACGGCGACAAGGAGGCCGTCGACGCCATCCTCGACCACCCCACGGTCGGCGCGGTCTCCTTCGTCGGATCGACGCCGATCGCTCGCTACATCTACGAGCGGGCGAGCGCGAAGGGCAAGCGCGTGCAGGCTTTGGGCGGCGCGAAGAACCACATGCTGGTGCTGCCGGATGCCGACCTCGACCTCGCCGCCGACGCCGCCGTGAACGCCGGATTCGGTTCGGCGGGAGAGCGGTGCATGGCCGTCTCGGTGCTGCTCGCGACCGAGTCGATCGCCGACGCACTGGTCGGCAAGATCGCGGAGCGCGTCGCGACGCTCCGCACTGGCGACGGCACACGCGGCTGCGACATGGGGCCGCTCATCACCCGAGAGCACCGGGACAAGGTCGCCGGGTATCTCGGTGTGGCCGAAGCCGACGGCGCCGAGATCGTCGTCGACGGCCGCGACGTGGTGCCGGATGCCGACGGCGACGGCTTCTGGCTCGGCCCGACACTCATCGACAAGGTGCCCACCTCGTCGGCCGTCTACACCGACGAGATCTTCGGCCCGGTGCTGTCGGTCGTGCGGGTCGCCGGCTACGAGGAGGGTCTCGCGCTCATCGAGGCGAGCCCGTACGGAAACGGCACCGCGATCTTCACGAACGACGGCGGCGCCGCCCGTCGCTTCCAGCGCGAGGTGAGTGTCGGCATGGTCGGCGTGAACGTGCCGATCCCCGTTCCCGTCGCGTACCACTCCTTCGGCGGCTGGAAGGCGTCGCTGTTCGGCGACGCCAAAGCGTACGGACCGCAGGGCTTCGCGTTCTTCACCCGGGAGAAGGCGGTGACCTCGCGCTGGCTCGACCCGTCGCACGGCGGCCTCAACCTGGGCTTCCCACAGCACGACTGA
- a CDS encoding aspartate aminotransferase family protein, producing the protein MATDDLDTRTRELDRAHVFHSWSAQALIDPFPIAGGSGTTVWDHAGTRLLDFSSQLVNVNIGHQHPAVVDAITAQAELLTTIAPSTANLARGEAAKRIVDLAPDGFSKVFFTNGGADANENAIRMARLHTGRDKVLSRYRSYHGNTGAAIAATGDWRRIPNEYARGHVHFFGPYLYRSEFWATTPEEECERALHHLRRVIEAEGPATIAAILLESIPGTAGIMVPPPGYLAGVRRLADEYGILLILDEVMSGFGRTGRWFAFEGHDVVPDLITFAKGVNSGYVPIGGVIISDAIAATFDERVFPGGLTYSGHPLAAASIVGALDAMQDEGIVENARRIGEDVLGPGLRALAERHPVIGEVRGEGVFWALELVADPVTREPVAPAVIGALKKDLMARGLLPFAADNRIHVVPPCVVTDDEVRRALDIYDAAFAAL; encoded by the coding sequence ATGGCTACCGATGACCTCGACACCCGCACCCGCGAGCTCGACCGTGCGCACGTCTTCCACTCCTGGTCCGCGCAGGCCCTCATCGACCCCTTCCCAATCGCGGGCGGGTCGGGGACCACCGTGTGGGATCACGCCGGCACCCGCCTGCTCGACTTCTCGAGCCAACTCGTCAACGTCAACATCGGGCACCAGCATCCGGCTGTCGTCGACGCCATCACGGCGCAGGCCGAGCTGCTGACGACCATCGCGCCCTCGACCGCGAACCTCGCCCGTGGCGAGGCCGCGAAGCGGATCGTGGACCTCGCGCCCGACGGGTTTTCGAAGGTGTTCTTCACCAACGGTGGCGCGGATGCGAACGAGAACGCGATCCGGATGGCGCGCCTGCACACCGGGCGGGACAAGGTGCTCTCGCGCTATCGCAGCTATCACGGCAACACCGGCGCCGCGATCGCGGCCACCGGCGACTGGCGCCGCATCCCCAACGAGTACGCCCGCGGCCACGTGCACTTCTTCGGCCCCTACCTGTACCGGTCCGAGTTCTGGGCGACGACCCCCGAGGAAGAGTGCGAGCGGGCGCTGCACCACCTGCGCCGGGTGATCGAGGCGGAGGGGCCGGCGACCATCGCTGCCATCCTGCTCGAGTCCATCCCCGGCACGGCGGGCATCATGGTCCCGCCTCCCGGCTACCTCGCCGGTGTCCGCCGGCTCGCCGACGAGTACGGCATCCTGCTCATCCTCGACGAGGTGATGAGCGGGTTCGGGCGCACCGGACGCTGGTTCGCCTTCGAGGGGCACGACGTCGTGCCCGATCTCATCACCTTCGCCAAAGGCGTGAACTCGGGGTACGTCCCCATCGGCGGTGTCATCATCTCGGATGCCATTGCGGCCACCTTCGACGAGCGGGTGTTCCCCGGCGGCTTGACCTACTCCGGGCACCCGCTGGCGGCGGCATCGATCGTCGGAGCCCTCGACGCCATGCAGGACGAAGGAATCGTCGAGAACGCCCGCCGCATCGGCGAGGACGTCCTCGGGCCGGGCCTGCGGGCGCTCGCCGAGCGGCATCCCGTCATCGGCGAAGTCCGCGGCGAGGGTGTCTTCTGGGCACTCGAGCTCGTCGCCGACCCGGTCACGCGCGAGCCGGTTGCACCTGCCGTCATCGGTGCGCTGAAGAAGGACCTGATGGCACGGGGTCTGCTGCCCTTCGCCGCCGACAACCGCATCCACGTCGTCCCGCCCTGCGTCGTCACCGACGACGAGGTGCGACGCGCCCTCGACATCTACGACGCGGCCTTCGCCGCGCTCTGA
- a CDS encoding ABC transporter substrate-binding protein, translating into MRHSTRRRFAVVTTVTAGALALSACAGTTSTTPAGSDDDFEPLTEISLQLQWLPQAQFAGYYVAQEMGYFEEEGFDSVDIVPSGGDIVPQDALAAGDVDFAVAWVPKVLGTIETSGVELTDIAQVFQRSGTTQVSWKGDGITSVGDFEGKRIGSWGFGNEWEIFAAMAADGVDASTVSITTQDFSMNALLDGDVDAAQAMTYNELAQVLETVNPETGELYTLDDLDVVSYEDTKGAMLQDAIWADTQRLEEDPAYADAAVRFLKAVTKGWLYARDNVEESAELVWDVASNAEAAFPVGPVHQLWQLNEVNKLIWTDAPFGTIEQDKWDQTVDGALAAVNQDDMNLITEEPPASAFSNEYIEKALAELEDEGVALDGEYAPIEVALTEGGQ; encoded by the coding sequence ATGCGACACAGCACCCGACGCCGGTTCGCGGTCGTCACGACCGTGACCGCCGGCGCACTCGCCCTGTCCGCGTGCGCGGGCACCACCAGCACCACCCCCGCCGGCAGCGACGACGACTTCGAGCCGCTCACCGAGATCAGTCTGCAGCTGCAATGGCTGCCGCAGGCGCAGTTCGCCGGCTACTACGTGGCCCAGGAGATGGGCTACTTCGAGGAGGAGGGCTTCGACAGCGTCGACATCGTGCCCTCGGGCGGCGATATCGTCCCGCAGGACGCCCTCGCCGCGGGCGACGTCGACTTCGCCGTCGCGTGGGTCCCGAAGGTCCTCGGCACCATCGAGACCTCGGGCGTCGAGCTCACCGACATCGCTCAGGTCTTCCAGCGCTCGGGGACCACGCAGGTGTCGTGGAAGGGCGACGGCATCACCTCGGTCGGCGACTTCGAGGGCAAGCGCATCGGGTCGTGGGGCTTCGGCAACGAGTGGGAGATCTTCGCCGCGATGGCTGCCGACGGCGTCGACGCTTCCACCGTCTCCATCACGACGCAGGACTTCTCGATGAACGCCCTGCTCGACGGTGATGTGGATGCCGCGCAGGCGATGACGTACAACGAGCTCGCCCAGGTGCTCGAGACCGTGAACCCCGAGACAGGGGAGCTCTACACGCTCGACGACCTCGACGTGGTCTCGTACGAGGACACCAAGGGCGCCATGCTCCAGGACGCGATCTGGGCCGACACCCAGCGCCTCGAGGAGGACCCGGCCTACGCCGACGCCGCCGTGCGCTTCCTCAAGGCCGTCACAAAGGGCTGGCTCTACGCCCGTGACAACGTCGAAGAGTCCGCGGAGCTCGTGTGGGACGTCGCCTCGAACGCCGAAGCCGCCTTCCCGGTCGGCCCGGTGCACCAGCTGTGGCAGCTCAACGAGGTCAACAAGCTCATCTGGACCGACGCACCGTTCGGGACGATCGAGCAGGACAAGTGGGATCAGACCGTCGACGGCGCCCTCGCGGCAGTCAACCAGGACGACATGAACCTCATCACCGAAGAGCCCCCGGCATCCGCCTTCTCGAACGAGTACATCGAGAAAGCGCTCGCGGAGCTCGAGGATGAGGGTGTCGCCCTCGACGGCGAGTACGCGCCGATCGAGGTCGCCCTCACCGAGGGCGGACAGTAA
- a CDS encoding ABC transporter permease codes for MTMTERVARIAAPVATGILLLLVWQVLSGVKIGRLALIPAPADVAETATRIGGVVAEDALVTGGNTLVGLATGTALGVALAALAAWLRPADGMLAPVVAAIAVVPIVALTPLLNTMFGASAQTGRQMVAGIAAFVPVFVNVLRGLRQSRPVQRDLFLAYAATPGQQFRGLTLPVALPYLVTGIRIASSVAVISALVAEYFGGPTDGLGTAIASYAKTGNAAVAWTYVGAAIAVGLVFFLVTVLIEHLVTRRRPV; via the coding sequence ATGACGATGACCGAGCGGGTCGCCCGCATCGCCGCGCCGGTGGCCACCGGCATCCTGCTGCTTCTTGTGTGGCAAGTGCTGTCGGGGGTCAAGATCGGGCGGCTGGCGCTGATCCCCGCACCCGCCGACGTCGCCGAGACTGCGACGCGCATCGGTGGTGTCGTCGCGGAGGATGCGCTCGTCACGGGCGGGAACACGCTCGTCGGACTGGCTACGGGGACGGCCCTGGGCGTCGCGCTTGCGGCACTCGCCGCGTGGCTGCGGCCGGCTGATGGCATGCTCGCGCCCGTGGTCGCGGCCATCGCGGTGGTACCGATCGTCGCGCTCACCCCGCTGCTGAACACGATGTTCGGCGCGTCGGCCCAGACCGGTCGGCAGATGGTCGCCGGAATCGCCGCATTCGTCCCTGTCTTCGTAAACGTGTTGCGAGGACTCCGACAGTCGCGCCCCGTCCAGCGCGACCTGTTCCTCGCCTACGCCGCAACGCCCGGTCAGCAGTTCCGGGGGCTCACACTGCCCGTGGCACTGCCCTACCTCGTCACCGGCATCCGTATCGCCAGCTCGGTCGCCGTCATCTCCGCCCTCGTCGCGGAGTACTTCGGCGGACCGACCGACGGCCTCGGCACCGCGATCGCCAGCTACGCCAAGACCGGCAACGCCGCCGTCGCCTGGACTTACGTCGGCGCCGCGATCGCCGTCGGTCTCGTCTTCTTCCTCGTCACCGTGCTCATCGAGCACCTCGTGACCAGGCGGAGGCCGGTCTGA
- a CDS encoding ABC transporter ATP-binding protein, giving the protein MSEIAVRAAGVGRTFGGRRTTEVHALTGVDLEIAAGEFVSLIGPSGCGKSTLMRLIADLDQPTAGSLEVFGKTPKKARLDQDYGIAFQQAGLLPWRTVLENIVLPLELHGVGGAERRARAADLAEMVGLTDFGRRYPDELSGGMQQRVAIARALASQPKLLLMDEPFGALDEMTRERMQTELTRITAETGAAVVFVTHSIPEAVYLSDRVVVMSPRPGRITDLVSIPFGGDRPDSLRESPEFFQKVTEVREALHGAPVARANER; this is encoded by the coding sequence ATGAGCGAGATCGCCGTCCGCGCCGCAGGCGTCGGTCGCACCTTCGGCGGCCGCCGCACGACGGAGGTGCACGCCCTCACGGGGGTCGATCTCGAGATCGCCGCCGGCGAGTTCGTGTCGCTGATCGGGCCGTCCGGGTGCGGCAAGTCGACCCTTATGCGGTTGATCGCCGACCTCGACCAGCCCACCGCAGGCTCGCTGGAGGTCTTCGGCAAGACACCCAAGAAGGCTCGCCTCGACCAGGACTACGGCATCGCCTTCCAGCAGGCGGGGCTGCTGCCCTGGCGGACCGTCCTCGAGAACATCGTGCTGCCCCTCGAGCTGCACGGAGTCGGCGGCGCGGAGCGACGGGCCCGCGCCGCGGACCTCGCCGAGATGGTCGGCCTCACCGACTTCGGGCGGCGCTACCCCGACGAGCTGTCCGGCGGGATGCAGCAGCGCGTCGCGATCGCTCGTGCGCTCGCGTCGCAGCCCAAGCTCCTGCTCATGGACGAGCCGTTCGGCGCGCTGGACGAGATGACGCGCGAGCGGATGCAGACCGAGCTCACCCGCATCACCGCAGAGACGGGGGCCGCCGTCGTGTTCGTGACGCACTCCATCCCCGAGGCCGTCTACCTCTCCGATCGGGTCGTCGTGATGTCGCCTCGCCCGGGACGCATCACCGATCTCGTGTCGATCCCGTTCGGCGGCGACCGTCCAGACTCGCTCCGCGAATCGCCCGAGTTCTTCCAGAAGGTGACCGAGGTGCGCGAAGCGCTCCACGGGGCACCCGTCGCCCGCGCGAACGAGCGGTGA
- a CDS encoding ABC transporter permease yields MTRRSAAAWGWGALGVLALVALWEAYKWLGPVDGVVIGGDGGLRILPRTHDRAMPHVTDMIARLFDPTSGADTPPLWATVAGAGLVTLGIALVGWIIGVVVGVAFALLMQRWRIVERGLLPWIVVSQTVPLIAFAPLVARIGSQIDRAGLPWPEWLSVAVIASYLAFFPVSIGALKGLSSPDAIHLDLMRSYAAGYGQTLRRLRFPSAVPYLIPAVRLAAANAVVGAIVAEVSIGLRGGLGRMLLQTAQSASADPALPWGPLFGAVLLGLVVAGVVALTASGLRRYRRGEASA; encoded by the coding sequence ATGACCCGTCGCTCCGCAGCCGCATGGGGGTGGGGTGCGCTGGGCGTGCTCGCCCTCGTCGCGCTGTGGGAGGCGTACAAGTGGCTGGGTCCGGTCGACGGTGTCGTGATCGGCGGCGACGGCGGCCTGCGCATCCTGCCCCGCACGCACGACCGTGCGATGCCGCACGTCACCGACATGATCGCGCGGCTGTTCGACCCCACGAGCGGCGCCGACACCCCGCCGCTGTGGGCGACGGTCGCGGGGGCGGGGCTGGTCACGCTCGGCATCGCGCTCGTCGGCTGGATCATCGGCGTCGTGGTCGGCGTGGCCTTCGCACTGCTGATGCAGCGCTGGCGCATCGTCGAGCGCGGTCTCCTGCCCTGGATCGTCGTATCGCAGACGGTGCCGCTCATCGCGTTCGCGCCGCTTGTCGCGCGGATCGGATCGCAGATCGATCGCGCTGGTCTCCCGTGGCCGGAATGGCTCTCGGTCGCCGTCATCGCCTCCTACCTCGCGTTCTTCCCCGTCTCGATCGGCGCGCTGAAGGGCCTGTCGTCTCCCGACGCGATCCATCTCGACCTCATGCGCAGTTACGCGGCCGGCTACGGACAGACGCTCCGACGCCTGCGGTTCCCGTCCGCTGTCCCGTATCTGATTCCTGCCGTCCGTCTCGCGGCCGCGAACGCCGTCGTCGGCGCCATCGTCGCCGAGGTGTCGATCGGCCTGCGTGGAGGACTGGGACGGATGCTGCTGCAGACCGCCCAGTCCGCGTCGGCCGATCCCGCCTTGCCGTGGGGCCCGCTCTTCGGCGCGGTCCTGCTCGGTCTGGTCGTGGCGGGAGTGGTCGCGCTTACGGCGTCGGGTCTGCGCCGGTACCGCCGCGGCGAGGCATCCGCATGA
- a CDS encoding TIGR03842 family LLM class F420-dependent oxidoreductase — MDFGVVLQTNPPASRTVQLSALAEAHGFSHVWTFDSHLLWEEPYVVHSAILNATKRITVGPFVTNPATRDWTVTASVFATLNEMYGNRTICGIGRGDSAVRVTNGKPVTMRELRESIHVIRELGNSRPVEYKGATLQFPWSRGSELDVWVAAYGPMALKLTGEVGDGFILQLADVDIAAWMIKVVRDAAEAAGRDPDSIAFCVAAPMYIGDDWEHMREQCRWFGGMVGNHVADIVSKYGTEGDVPQALTDYIAGRTGYDYNSHGKSDNDHVDFVPDEIVDRFCLLGTAEDHIAKLEQLRALGVTQFAGYLQHDNKEETMRVYGESVIPALSEHITAKS, encoded by the coding sequence ATGGACTTCGGCGTCGTCCTGCAGACCAACCCGCCCGCCTCGCGCACCGTGCAGCTGTCCGCGCTCGCCGAGGCCCACGGCTTCAGCCACGTCTGGACCTTCGACTCGCACCTCCTCTGGGAGGAGCCCTACGTCGTCCACTCGGCGATCCTCAACGCCACCAAGCGCATCACTGTCGGGCCCTTCGTCACGAACCCCGCCACCCGAGACTGGACGGTCACGGCATCCGTCTTCGCGACGCTCAACGAGATGTACGGCAACCGCACGATCTGCGGCATCGGACGCGGTGACTCGGCGGTGCGGGTCACCAACGGCAAGCCCGTCACCATGCGGGAGCTGCGCGAATCGATCCACGTCATCCGGGAGCTCGGGAATTCCCGGCCGGTGGAGTACAAGGGTGCGACGCTGCAGTTCCCGTGGAGCCGCGGCTCCGAACTCGACGTCTGGGTCGCCGCGTACGGCCCCATGGCGCTCAAGCTCACCGGCGAGGTCGGGGACGGGTTCATCCTCCAGCTCGCCGACGTCGACATCGCCGCGTGGATGATCAAGGTCGTGCGGGATGCCGCGGAGGCGGCCGGTCGCGACCCCGACTCCATCGCCTTCTGCGTCGCCGCCCCGATGTACATCGGCGACGATTGGGAGCACATGCGCGAGCAGTGCCGGTGGTTCGGTGGCATGGTCGGCAACCACGTCGCCGACATCGTGTCGAAGTACGGCACCGAGGGCGATGTGCCGCAGGCACTCACCGACTACATCGCCGGTCGCACCGGCTACGACTACAACTCGCACGGCAAGAGCGACAACGACCACGTCGACTTCGTCCCCGACGAGATCGTCGACCGCTTCTGCCTGCTCGGCACCGCTGAGGACCACATCGCCAAGCTCGAGCAGCTTCGCGCCCTCGGCGTCACCCAGTTCGCCGGCTACCTCCAGCACGACAACAAGGAGGAGACGATGCGCGTGTACGGCGAGAGCGTGATCCCCGCCCTCTCCGAGCACATCACGGCCAAATCATGA
- the hydA gene encoding dihydropyrimidinase, giving the protein MPTTLITGGTVVSSTGRGPADVLIDGETIVAVLTPGSTLLGHDLAASVDSVIDATGKYVIPGGIDAHTHMQLPFGGTSASDTFETGTRAAAWGGTTTIVDFAVQRQGERVEDGLAAWHALAAGECAVDYGFHQIIGGVDEHSLAALPTLIDEGITSFKMFMAYPGVFYADDAQILKAMQVSADTGLLTMMHAENGPVIDVLAEQLVKAGNTDPFFHGKARVWQAEEEATHRAIMLSNITGAPLYVVHVSAKQAVEQLAWARDKGQNVFGETCPQYLYLSLEEHLGAKSEEWGSFEGAKYVCSTPLRSRAEGHQDHMWQALRTNDLQMVSTDHCPFCMKDQKELGRGDFRAIPNGIGSVEHRLDLMYQGVVTGEITLERWVELTSTTPARMFGMYGKKGVIAPGADADVVIYDPNGHTSIGYEKTHHMNMDHSAWEGFEIDGHVDTVLSRGKVIVDDGAYLGRKGDGRFVKRGLSQYLI; this is encoded by the coding sequence ATGCCCACCACCCTCATCACCGGCGGTACCGTCGTCTCCTCGACCGGTCGCGGCCCCGCCGATGTCCTGATCGACGGCGAGACGATCGTCGCCGTGCTGACGCCCGGTTCCACCCTGCTCGGGCACGATCTGGCGGCATCCGTCGACAGTGTCATCGACGCGACGGGAAAATACGTGATCCCCGGCGGCATCGACGCGCACACGCACATGCAGCTGCCCTTCGGCGGCACGAGTGCGTCGGACACCTTCGAGACGGGCACCCGCGCCGCCGCATGGGGCGGCACGACCACCATCGTCGACTTCGCGGTGCAGCGACAGGGCGAGCGAGTCGAAGACGGGCTCGCGGCCTGGCATGCCCTCGCGGCGGGGGAGTGCGCCGTCGACTACGGCTTCCACCAGATCATCGGCGGTGTCGACGAGCACTCGCTCGCGGCGCTCCCCACGCTGATCGACGAGGGCATCACGAGTTTCAAGATGTTCATGGCCTACCCGGGGGTGTTCTACGCCGACGACGCGCAGATCCTCAAGGCGATGCAGGTCTCGGCCGACACCGGCCTCTTGACGATGATGCACGCCGAGAACGGGCCCGTCATCGACGTGCTCGCCGAGCAGCTCGTGAAGGCCGGCAACACCGACCCCTTCTTCCACGGCAAGGCCCGCGTGTGGCAGGCCGAGGAGGAGGCGACCCATCGCGCGATCATGCTCTCGAACATCACCGGTGCCCCGCTGTACGTCGTGCACGTCAGCGCGAAGCAGGCCGTCGAGCAGCTCGCCTGGGCGCGCGACAAGGGCCAGAACGTCTTCGGCGAGACCTGCCCGCAGTACCTCTACCTGTCGCTCGAGGAGCACCTCGGGGCGAAGAGCGAGGAGTGGGGATCGTTCGAGGGCGCGAAGTACGTGTGCTCGACCCCGCTGCGCTCCCGCGCCGAGGGCCACCAGGACCACATGTGGCAGGCGCTGCGCACGAACGACCTGCAGATGGTCTCCACCGACCACTGCCCGTTCTGCATGAAGGACCAGAAGGAGCTCGGCCGGGGCGACTTCCGTGCGATCCCCAACGGCATCGGATCGGTGGAGCACCGTCTCGACCTCATGTACCAGGGCGTCGTGACGGGCGAGATCACCCTCGAGCGCTGGGTCGAGCTCACCAGCACGACTCCGGCGCGCATGTTCGGCATGTACGGCAAGAAGGGGGTCATCGCCCCGGGTGCCGATGCGGACGTGGTCATCTACGACCCGAACGGGCACACCTCGATCGGGTACGAGAAGACCCACCACATGAACATGGACCACTCCGCCTGGGAGGGATTCGAGATCGACGGGCACGTCGACACCGTGCTCTCGCGCGGCAAGGTCATCGTCGACGACGGCGCCTACCTCGGTCGAAAGGGCGACGGCCGCTTCGTCAAGCGCGGTCTCAGCCAGTACCTCATCTGA
- a CDS encoding nitrilase-related carbon-nitrogen hydrolase — protein MATVRAAITQTTWTGDKESMLDKHEQFAREAAAQGAQVICFQELFYGPYFGITQEKKYYRYAEPVDGPIVQRFAALAKELGMVMVLPIYEEAQTGIYYNTAVVVDADGTILGSYRKHHIPHVEKFWEKFYFRPGNIGYPVFDTAVGKVGVIICYDRHFPEAWRELGLNGAHLAFNPNATKPGLSNRLWEVEQPAAAVANGYFVLAPNRVGREDNEYGDDAVTFYGTSQIVDPRGNYVGELGSGTDEEILIRDLDMDLVREMRDDWQFYRDRRPDSYAEIVAP, from the coding sequence ATGGCAACGGTGAGGGCGGCGATCACGCAGACGACGTGGACCGGCGACAAGGAGTCGATGCTCGACAAGCACGAGCAATTCGCGCGGGAGGCCGCAGCGCAGGGCGCCCAGGTGATCTGCTTCCAGGAGCTGTTCTACGGTCCCTACTTCGGCATCACGCAGGAGAAGAAGTACTACCGGTACGCCGAGCCCGTCGACGGCCCCATCGTGCAGCGCTTCGCGGCGCTCGCGAAGGAGCTCGGCATGGTCATGGTCCTCCCCATCTACGAAGAGGCGCAGACGGGCATCTACTACAACACGGCGGTGGTGGTGGATGCCGACGGCACGATCCTCGGCTCTTACCGCAAGCACCACATCCCTCACGTGGAGAAGTTCTGGGAGAAGTTCTACTTCCGTCCGGGCAACATCGGCTACCCCGTCTTCGACACCGCCGTCGGGAAGGTGGGTGTCATCATCTGCTACGACCGGCACTTCCCCGAGGCGTGGCGCGAGCTCGGACTGAACGGCGCCCACCTCGCCTTCAACCCGAACGCCACCAAGCCGGGCCTGTCGAACCGCCTCTGGGAGGTCGAGCAGCCGGCCGCGGCCGTCGCCAACGGGTACTTCGTCCTGGCGCCGAACCGCGTCGGCCGGGAGGACAACGAGTACGGCGACGACGCGGTCACCTTCTACGGCACGAGCCAGATCGTCGACCCGCGCGGCAACTACGTCGGCGAGCTCGGGTCGGGCACCGACGAGGAGATCCTCATCCGCGACCTCGACATGGACCTCGTCCGCGAGATGCGCGACGACTGGCAGTTCTACCGCGACCGCCGCCCCGACTCGTACGCCGAGATCGTCGCCCCGTAA